The following proteins come from a genomic window of Homalodisca vitripennis isolate AUS2020 unplaced genomic scaffold, UT_GWSS_2.1 ScUCBcl_3335;HRSCAF=8811, whole genome shotgun sequence:
- the LOC124372473 gene encoding uncharacterized protein LOC124372473 — protein MAICGVCKKSSSDKNDVKCVGVCGFVFHADCIKDDLEAKRTRSTRDYKCKDCRGDSFQNIVTSGSSSADVLTKDFLIQVIEGFKKDVFTEMNSFKSEMTDLSASVQFVSDKIDASNKLMEQITLQFAELKKENELLKTKNKSLTKEVLDLRDRMRNLEQYTHVNNVEVSGLPSTREESVKDLVKDVGAAIGVQVQESDVAIAHRVPSYGLNRDPALIIQFTDRERKAEWLNAYRKKRSLVAREVNQRFPAQRVYISDHLSPENKKFLASLKKKCREIGYTFAWSRDSKFLCEES, from the coding sequence ATGGCAATCTGTGGCGTCTGTAAAAAATCTTCAAGTGACAAGAATGATGTGAAATGTGTAGGAGTGTGTGGCTTTGTGTTTCATGCTGACTGCATAAAGGACGATCTCGAGGCAAAGAGGACGAGGTCGACGAGGGACTACAAGTGCAAGGACTGTAGAGGTGACTCTTTTCAGAACATTGTTACTTCTGGCTCTTCGTCTGCTGATGTTCTTACTAAGGACTTCCTAATTCAGGTAATAGAAGGTTTTAAAAAGGACGTTTTTACTGAGATGAATTCCTTCAAGTCTGAGATGACCGACCTATCAGCCTCTGTTCAGTTTGTGTCGGATAAAATCGATGCTTCCAACAAGTTAATGGAGCAAATTACTTTGCAGTTTGCTGAATTAAAGAAGGAAAACgaacttttaaaaactaagaacAAATCTCTCACAAAAGAAGTTCTGGACCTGAGGGATAGGATGAGAAATCTTGAGCAGTATACCCATGTGAACAATGTTGAAGTCAGCGGTCTGCCATCTACAAGAGAGGAGAGCGTCAAAGACCTGGTGAAGGACGTGGGTGCGGCTATAGGAGTGCAGGTGCAGGAAAGCGACGTCGCCATCGCGCACCGGGTGCCATCCTATGGACTCAACAGGGATCCTGCGCTGATCATCCAGTTCACGGACAGGGAGAGGAAGGCTGAGTGGCTCAACGCATACCGGAAAAAGAGGTCACTTGTTGCTCGGGAGGTAAATCAGCGGTTTCCGGCACAGCGAGTGTACATCAGCGACCACTTGTCACcggaaaacaaaaagtttctgGCAAGTTTGAAGAAGAAATGCAGGGAGATCGGATATACGTTTGCCTGGAGTCGCGATAGCAAGTTTCTTTGCGAGGAAAGCTGA